A DNA window from Candidatus Neomarinimicrobiota bacterium contains the following coding sequences:
- a CDS encoding PKD domain-containing protein, whose product MKIYFRWHFISLKFILLTLIILSSVSVLHTQSYKSNLYYEGTGEAETLEKAKELALADLSRNIETFIFSLFQTTQEEKNLTITEDYVKSQIKTYSSICLRNVEFHNSKKKKTWVVRARVLKSEVKRVFEERKINIRTMLKSAIHSELSGDISTALKNYYWSYILSFSYPDTIIVSLPPYNVKGNARTLLVDKINNIFKGIRWEIYKSYVDGEDFVVILNFYYRENPIIDMQFYYYNGSEQDWGQVVNGKAYLVLNGDFSGISRKVCLEVEYKFESEMPQNKDVQFIYNALDFPKFDNSILIPIDLSEYVKFDFVVNFKGKTVTFLPKMRHLSISTIKWDFGDGQKSNIQNPIHTYPDTGIYLVKVEINNDRELSISKKLNLSEKTIENVYTFYSSTSSKGSKNYTIISEKTEKDVYTPINQLMNTIEINQFIETVKELSKSGKIVFGSSKDFESKEGLYYFVFDRENNQLEAIYIFKNSNFINIDSGESSSSLKEKYRGRKMAGIWVEVVTE is encoded by the coding sequence ATGAAAATATATTTTAGGTGGCATTTTATATCTCTCAAGTTTATTCTGCTTACCTTGATTATTTTATCTTCTGTTTCTGTATTACACACGCAAAGTTATAAGTCGAATTTATATTATGAAGGTACAGGAGAAGCAGAAACCTTAGAGAAAGCGAAAGAGCTTGCTCTTGCAGATCTTTCAAGAAACATTGAAACTTTTATTTTTTCACTTTTCCAGACTACTCAAGAAGAAAAAAACCTAACTATAACAGAAGATTACGTAAAGTCACAAATAAAAACCTACTCATCTATCTGCCTGAGAAATGTAGAGTTTCATAATTCTAAGAAAAAGAAAACCTGGGTAGTAAGGGCAAGAGTATTAAAAAGTGAAGTTAAGAGAGTATTTGAGGAAAGAAAAATCAATATCAGAACGATGCTAAAATCCGCTATCCATTCTGAACTCTCAGGAGATATATCAACAGCTTTAAAAAACTACTACTGGTCATATATATTGAGTTTCTCCTACCCAGATACCATAATTGTTTCACTTCCGCCTTATAACGTTAAAGGCAATGCAAGAACTTTATTAGTCGATAAGATCAATAATATCTTTAAGGGTATTAGGTGGGAGATTTATAAAAGTTATGTAGATGGTGAAGATTTTGTAGTGATTTTAAATTTTTACTATAGAGAAAATCCTATTATAGATATGCAATTTTACTATTATAATGGGAGCGAACAGGATTGGGGACAAGTGGTAAACGGTAAAGCATATCTTGTCTTAAATGGTGATTTTTCAGGTATTTCAAGAAAGGTATGCCTCGAGGTTGAATATAAATTTGAATCTGAAATGCCTCAGAACAAAGATGTTCAATTCATTTATAATGCTTTAGATTTTCCAAAATTTGATAATAGCATATTGATACCTATAGATTTGTCAGAGTACGTAAAATTCGACTTCGTCGTAAACTTTAAAGGCAAAACTGTTACATTCTTACCCAAAATGAGACATCTATCTATAAGCACGATAAAATGGGATTTCGGAGATGGGCAAAAATCAAATATTCAAAATCCAATTCATACATACCCTGACACAGGGATTTATTTAGTAAAAGTTGAGATAAATAATGACCGGGAATTATCTATTTCAAAAAAGCTAAATCTTTCAGAAAAAACCATAGAAAATGTCTATACATTTTACAGTAGTACTAGCTCAAAGGGCAGTAAAAACTACACAATTATTTCAGAAAAGACCGAAAAAGATGTTTATACACCAATAAACCAATTGATGAACACAATAGAGATTAACCAATTTATAGAAACAGTTAAAGAACTGTCAAAAAGTGGTAAAATTGTATTCGGTAGTTCAAAAGATTTTGAAAGTAAAGAGGGATTGTACTATTTTGTTTTTGATAGAGAGAATAATCAACTTGAGGCGATTTACATCTTTAAAAACAGTAATTTTATAAACATTGATTCTGGAGAAAGTTCATCTTCATTAAAAGAAAAATATCGCGGCAGAAAAATGGCTGGTATATGGGTGGAAGTCGTTACAGAATAA
- the argH gene encoding argininosuccinate lyase yields MNGEKGSNKLWDIDRTIDKNILEFTVGNDYLIDLEILPYDCTASIAHAKMLKKLGILTEKELEKTIKELQKIIELHKEGKFIIKQEEEDCHTAIENYLTNKLGDTGKKIHTFRSRNDQVLTALRLYYKDKIKEINNLIDSFILTLKNFIKKYGRIKIPGYTHTRQAMPTDIKTWSECWIDSMRDNKKYIRSVMEIIDQSPLGAGAGFGTPIKIDRDFTAIEMGFKKVQKNPIYCINSRGKFEAELLSSLAMIMFDINKIASDIIFYSMDEIGIFRLDKRICTGSSVMPHKRNPDVFEILRANYHVVNSLEFQIKSLIANLISGYHRDFQLQKEAVIKGLKTTINSLSILNHTFNFIEIDKNNAKRLMSESLYSVEKAYRLTLEKNIPFRDAYKIIKKGIEK; encoded by the coding sequence ATGAATGGAGAAAAAGGTTCAAATAAATTGTGGGACATTGATAGGACAATTGATAAAAATATTCTTGAGTTTACTGTCGGTAATGATTACTTAATCGATCTTGAAATACTACCTTATGATTGCACTGCTTCCATTGCACATGCAAAAATGTTAAAAAAATTAGGCATTTTAACAGAAAAGGAGTTAGAGAAGACTATAAAAGAACTTCAAAAAATAATTGAGTTACATAAAGAAGGAAAGTTCATAATTAAACAGGAAGAAGAAGATTGTCATACAGCAATTGAAAACTATTTAACTAATAAACTCGGGGATACAGGTAAAAAAATACATACATTCCGATCAAGAAATGATCAGGTATTGACAGCCTTACGACTTTATTACAAAGATAAAATAAAGGAAATAAATAATCTCATTGATAGCTTTATCCTTACGCTAAAGAATTTCATAAAAAAATATGGTAGAATAAAAATTCCAGGATACACGCATACACGTCAAGCAATGCCAACTGATATAAAAACTTGGTCTGAATGCTGGATTGATTCTATGAGAGACAATAAGAAATACATTAGATCTGTTATGGAAATAATTGACCAGTCACCTTTAGGTGCTGGCGCGGGATTTGGTACACCCATTAAAATAGATAGGGATTTTACCGCAATAGAAATGGGATTTAAAAAGGTTCAGAAGAATCCTATCTATTGCATTAATTCTCGTGGCAAATTTGAAGCTGAGCTACTAAGCTCATTAGCAATGATTATGTTTGATATCAATAAAATCGCATCTGACATAATCTTCTATAGCATGGATGAGATTGGTATTTTCAGGCTTGATAAAAGAATCTGTACAGGAAGCTCTGTTATGCCGCATAAGAGAAACCCCGATGTCTTCGAAATATTGAGAGCCAATTATCATGTAGTTAATTCACTTGAGTTTCAAATAAAGAGTTTGATTGCCAATCTAATAAGTGGATATCATCGGGATTTTCAATTGCAAAAAGAGGCTGTTATAAAAGGTTTAAAAACTACAATAAACTCTTTATCAATTTTAAATCATACTTTCAATTTTATTGAGATTGATAAAAATAATGCAAAAAGACTCATGTCAGAAAGCCTATATTCAGTAGAAAAAGCATACAGACTCACATTAGAAAAAAATATCCCTTTTAGAGATGCTTATAAAATAATAAAAAAGGGAATTGAAAAATAA
- a CDS encoding PEGA domain-containing protein, producing the protein MNRKIFTLISFLILCSFLFSQGTLKELEVEIKKLERGVSAEPNTAKLIVKSKIPGLTFDSNMGLKRVEKLSEGEWKITLYPGNQRFEIKAKGFLSYSERYTFDKGRAYECFVKERVEFIGERIDEKLFEVNFEFNVSDVYCSYGKFAPIKTKGRLATFKLPKGEYTFHFEKDGYSPVSTTIKIEKDQMHKINLTKDELTRIEFRPPGIVAVDTDPMGAEVIINGQKIGSTPIPGYSLTAGEHQMVIRKSMYYPEFITFSLKEGEAKQISKILRPRFGYLSVVSHPDNAEIFIDGISYGKTPLANVKMPSGKHLLTANLNLYHEYSIEFEITDEEKKQIEFELSPAFGTIEIHTIPEEGATVYINGKEAGKTPFINKKFPSGRYTIEIKKKYFFPATEEIEVVDGKKTIRNIILSPSVGTLIVNTSNNADIYIDGEYVGKGSIKKFLEPGNHNVKAIKDKYYPDEKDLYIALGETKEINFDLVPRQGAVSVIVEPPEAMNAEIYVNGKYAEKAPAILTLLIGEYDIEARFKGFIPGKKKAEVKENKTTEVRFKLLTYEGSLQQKKDRWKRRKYISLASSVVFTAIGTYCWYKSDEFYRIYQRSATPYYAKKYHNYAQITYTVSQISFGLSIGSLLGSIYSYWEEINVKINKRTSINLVDFDCNL; encoded by the coding sequence ATGAATAGGAAGATATTCACTTTAATATCATTTTTGATTCTTTGTAGCTTTCTTTTTTCACAGGGGACACTTAAAGAACTTGAAGTAGAGATAAAAAAGCTTGAAAGAGGGGTATCTGCTGAACCAAATACAGCAAAGCTAATTGTCAAATCCAAAATCCCGGGTCTGACTTTTGACAGTAATATGGGACTGAAAAGAGTTGAAAAGCTCAGTGAAGGAGAGTGGAAAATAACTCTCTACCCTGGAAATCAGAGATTTGAAATAAAGGCAAAAGGATTTCTATCATATAGTGAGAGATATACATTTGATAAAGGCAGAGCATATGAGTGTTTTGTTAAAGAAAGAGTAGAATTTATCGGAGAAAGAATTGACGAAAAACTTTTTGAGGTAAACTTTGAGTTTAATGTCTCGGATGTATATTGCTCATATGGAAAGTTTGCACCAATTAAAACCAAGGGTCGCCTGGCAACTTTTAAACTTCCAAAAGGAGAGTACACGTTTCATTTTGAAAAAGATGGATACAGCCCCGTTTCAACAACTATAAAGATAGAAAAAGATCAAATGCACAAGATAAATTTAACGAAGGATGAGTTGACCAGAATTGAGTTTCGTCCACCGGGCATTGTTGCTGTTGATACGGATCCAATGGGGGCAGAGGTTATAATCAACGGTCAGAAAATAGGAAGTACACCAATTCCAGGCTATAGCCTCACCGCAGGAGAACATCAAATGGTAATTCGGAAGAGCATGTATTACCCAGAATTTATTACTTTCAGCTTAAAAGAGGGCGAAGCGAAACAAATCTCAAAGATTTTGAGGCCGAGATTTGGCTATTTGAGCGTAGTGAGCCATCCTGATAATGCAGAAATTTTTATCGATGGAATCAGCTATGGAAAAACACCTCTTGCTAATGTGAAAATGCCAAGCGGGAAACACCTGCTAACTGCTAATTTGAATCTTTACCATGAGTATAGCATAGAGTTTGAAATAACTGATGAAGAAAAAAAGCAAATAGAGTTTGAGCTAAGCCCGGCTTTCGGAACAATTGAGATTCATACGATTCCAGAAGAAGGTGCTACCGTATATATAAACGGTAAAGAAGCAGGCAAAACGCCTTTCATAAACAAGAAATTTCCATCAGGAAGATACACGATAGAAATTAAGAAAAAATATTTTTTTCCTGCAACCGAGGAAATAGAAGTGGTAGATGGTAAAAAAACAATACGAAATATAATATTATCCCCAAGCGTCGGAACATTGATAGTTAACACTTCAAATAATGCAGATATATATATTGACGGTGAATATGTCGGTAAAGGGAGCATAAAGAAATTTCTGGAACCAGGAAATCATAATGTAAAAGCAATAAAAGACAAATATTATCCCGATGAAAAAGATTTATACATTGCACTGGGTGAAACAAAGGAGATTAATTTTGATTTAGTTCCAAGACAGGGTGCTGTATCAGTAATAGTTGAACCACCTGAAGCAATGAATGCAGAAATATATGTTAATGGTAAATATGCAGAAAAAGCACCTGCAATACTAACTCTCCTGATCGGAGAATATGATATAGAAGCAAGATTTAAAGGCTTCATACCAGGGAAGAAAAAGGCAGAAGTAAAAGAAAACAAAACTACCGAAGTTAGATTCAAACTGCTGACATATGAAGGCTCATTACAACAAAAAAAGGATAGGTGGAAAAGAAGGAAATATATTTCTCTTGCCTCCAGTGTGGTTTTTACAGCAATAGGAACCTACTGCTGGTACAAATCTGATGAATTTTATAGGATTTATCAAAGATCAGCCACTCCATACTATGCAAAAAAATACCATAACTACGCACAAATTACTTATACAGTCTCTCAAATTTCCTTTGGTCTGAGCATTGGCTCGCTATTAGGAAGCATTTATTCTTATTGGGAGGAAATCAATGTTAAGATTAATAAGCGGACTTCTATTAATCTTGTTGATTTCGATTGTAACCTGTGA
- a CDS encoding PQQ-binding-like beta-propeller repeat protein → MLRLISGLLLILLISIVTCEKDYDWKNPFDPNCKLSPDEWAPSDFKVEQISVTKAKLTWKQEITNIEGFKIEKKVDDSNWEIVATIKKNVREWIDENVIPDSSKIHYYRIYAYAGDNTSASLSKYFKPSFPAPSALSIVQLSVDILKLKWTDNSKEEEGFKIDRKIGTGEWEIEYGTVGENITTFTDSNAVPYEINHYRVYAYKGSINSNAIENSITPQFPGPSNLSISQLALDKIKIEWTDNSEGEDGFKIDRKIGNGSWEIGYGNVSANVTSFIDNNPVANVTNYYRVYAYKGNYKSSSIERSINPTLPAPEHLVAQQIAVTNVKLTWKDRSSEEEGFKIDRKIGNGNWEIEYGTVAENVTTFTDTNAVPYEINYYRVYAYKGNTNSNAIKANITPQFPEPSNLSISQLAVDKIKLVWTDNSEGEDGFKIDRKIGSGEWEIEYGTVGENITTFTDSNAVPHEINYYRVYAYKGNLSSSGIEDTIIPFQAPSELKIIQISDHEVKLSWKDNTDFEDGYRIDRKLSTGDWEVGYGNVGVNETEWIDESALLNENIYYRVYGYAGDYTTQKIEGEIQTTFPAPSNFDIIVISDTEIKLVWNHHPFENVIGYKVERKANDGEFEEYATTTDTFYIDTDVSFDNSYSYRVKAYTDNNVSDPGKEKKLVPYLATSLLWTGQHSSYINSIAFSPDGNLLASGSSDRTLKVWDSSNGNLLWTVQHSSIVYSVAFSPDGNLIASSSYDSIKVWNISNRNLLWAKEHTGGRCITFSPDGNLFASLINNTIKVWDSSNGNLLWTGWHFYTVHIVAFSPDGKLLASGSWDDGEVKVWNSNNGGLLWTEQHSGNVPSVAFSPDGNLLASGSSHKTVKVWDSSNGNLLWTGQHSAVVYSVAFSPDGNLLASGSSDNTVKVWDSSNGNLLWTGQHSGSVRSVAFSPDGNLLASGSYDRTVKVWDSSNGSLLWTGQHSGSVRSVAFSPDGNLLASGSYNSYDNTVKAWIIEYEWKVVDGE, encoded by the coding sequence ATGTTAAGATTAATAAGCGGACTTCTATTAATCTTGTTGATTTCGATTGTAACCTGTGAAAAAGATTACGATTGGAAAAATCCTTTTGATCCCAACTGTAAGCTATCCCCTGACGAATGGGCACCATCGGATTTTAAGGTCGAACAAATAAGTGTAACAAAAGCAAAATTGACATGGAAACAGGAAATAACTAATATAGAAGGATTCAAGATAGAAAAAAAAGTAGATGATAGTAATTGGGAAATTGTTGCAACTATCAAGAAAAATGTAAGAGAATGGATAGATGAAAATGTAATACCTGATTCAAGTAAAATTCACTACTACAGGATATATGCATATGCAGGTGATAATACTTCTGCCTCTTTAAGTAAATATTTTAAGCCTTCATTTCCAGCTCCATCAGCTCTATCAATAGTACAATTATCAGTCGATATTTTAAAACTTAAGTGGACTGATAATAGCAAGGAGGAAGAGGGATTCAAAATTGATAGGAAAATTGGCACCGGAGAATGGGAAATTGAATACGGTACCGTCGGTGAAAATATCACGACATTTACAGATTCAAATGCGGTACCATATGAAATCAACCACTATCGTGTATATGCCTACAAAGGAAGTATAAATTCCAATGCTATCGAAAATAGCATTACCCCACAATTCCCGGGACCCTCTAACCTATCAATCTCACAGCTGGCATTGGATAAAATAAAAATCGAATGGACAGACAATAGTGAAGGTGAAGATGGATTCAAAATTGATAGAAAAATTGGCAACGGAAGCTGGGAAATTGGTTACGGCAATGTCAGTGCAAATGTTACCAGCTTTATAGATAATAATCCCGTCGCAAATGTTACCAACTACTATCGAGTCTATGCATACAAAGGCAACTACAAATCTTCATCCATAGAAAGATCAATAAATCCAACCTTACCTGCACCGGAACATCTAGTAGCTCAACAAATAGCTGTCACTAATGTAAAATTAACATGGAAAGATAGATCATCAGAAGAAGAAGGTTTCAAAATTGACAGAAAAATAGGCAATGGGAACTGGGAAATTGAATATGGTACCGTCGCTGAAAATGTCACAACATTTACAGACACTAATGCAGTACCATATGAAATCAACTACTACCGTGTATACGCTTACAAAGGAAATACAAATTCTAATGCTATCAAAGCTAATATTACCCCCCAATTCCCGGAACCCTCTAACCTATCAATCTCACAGCTGGCAGTGGATAAAATAAAACTTGTATGGACTGATAATAGTGAAGGTGAAGATGGATTCAAAATTGATAGAAAAATTGGCAGCGGGGAATGGGAAATCGAATATGGTACCGTCGGTGAAAATATCACAACATTTACAGATTCCAATGCTGTACCTCATGAAATCAATTATTATCGCGTATATGCATACAAAGGAAATTTAAGCTCATCTGGTATAGAAGATACCATAATCCCTTTTCAGGCTCCTTCTGAATTAAAGATAATTCAAATTTCTGATCACGAGGTCAAGTTATCCTGGAAAGATAACACTGATTTCGAAGATGGATATAGAATAGACAGAAAATTATCAACTGGTGATTGGGAAGTGGGATATGGAAATGTTGGTGTAAACGAAACAGAGTGGATAGATGAATCAGCTTTACTTAATGAAAACATATATTATCGTGTATATGGATATGCAGGCGATTATACTACCCAAAAAATTGAAGGTGAAATTCAAACAACTTTCCCTGCACCTTCAAATTTTGATATTATTGTCATCTCAGATACTGAGATAAAGCTCGTATGGAATCATCATCCATTTGAAAATGTTATAGGTTATAAGGTAGAGCGAAAGGCAAACGATGGAGAATTCGAAGAGTATGCGACAACTACTGATACGTTCTACATTGATACCGATGTTTCTTTCGATAATTCCTACTCTTACAGGGTAAAAGCATACACTGATAATAATGTTTCTGATCCAGGGAAAGAAAAAAAATTAGTACCTTATCTTGCCACATCTTTATTATGGACAGGACAGCATTCTAGTTATATTAATTCAATTGCTTTCAGCCCTGATGGTAACTTGCTAGCCTCTGGAAGCTCTGATAGAACATTAAAGGTATGGGACAGTAGTAATGGAAACCTATTGTGGACAGTACAGCACTCTTCTATTGTTTATTCGGTTGCTTTCAGTCCCGATGGAAACTTAATTGCGTCAAGTAGTTACGATAGCATAAAAGTATGGAATATCAGTAACAGAAACTTGTTGTGGGCAAAAGAACATACTGGTGGTCGTTGCATCACCTTCAGTCCTGATGGAAACTTGTTCGCTTCGCTCATTAACAATACGATAAAAGTATGGGACAGTAGCAATGGAAACTTGTTGTGGACAGGATGGCATTTTTATACTGTTCATATAGTTGCTTTCAGTCCCGATGGAAAATTGCTCGCATCAGGGAGTTGGGATGATGGTGAAGTAAAAGTATGGAATAGCAATAATGGAGGCCTATTGTGGACAGAACAGCATTCTGGTAATGTCCCGTCTGTTGCTTTCAGCCCTGATGGAAATTTGCTCGCATCAGGAAGTTCTCATAAGACTGTAAAGGTATGGGACAGTAGCAATGGAAACTTGTTGTGGACAGGACAGCATTCCGCTGTTGTTTATTCAGTTGCTTTCAGCCCTGATGGAAATTTGCTCGCATCAGGAAGTTCTGATAACACAGTAAAAGTATGGGACAGTAGCAATGGAAACTTGTTGTGGACAGGACAGCATTCTGGTTCTGTCCGGTCAGTTGCCTTCAGCCCTGATGGAAACTTGCTTGCCTCGGGAAGCTATGACAGGACCGTAAAGGTATGGGACAGTAGCAACGGAAGCTTGTTGTGGACAGGACAGCATTCTGGTTCTGTCCGGTCGGTTGCTTTCAGCCCTGATGGAAACTTGCTCGCCTCGGGAAGCTATAATAGCTATGATAATACTGTGAAAGCATGGATTATAGAATATGAATGGAAAGTGGTTGATGGAGAGTAG
- a CDS encoding argininosuccinate synthase: MPGEPNKKVVLAYSGGLDTSVILKWLILKGYEVICFIGNVGQNDNMDEVKNKALHTGASKVYVEDLRREFVTDYIFPALRGNACYERRYLLGTSLARPVLAKKQVEIAEKENAEYVAHGATGKGNDQVRFELTYYALKPDIKVIAPWRDEEFLNQFKGRSDLIKFAKKYNIPVKATKEKPYSEDENLMHISHEAGILEDPDLPPPDNLFTRTRLLKDTPDEEDIIEIHFKDGYPIKVVNRKDNVVKTDPLELFMYLNELGSKHGIGVVDMVENRYIGIKSRGVYETPGATILWKAHEDIEGIAMDKEVMHLRDMLIPKFSELIYNGYWFSPEMDFLMAAFEKAQEEIDGIVTVKLYKGNAIIIGRKSPTSLYDQDLSSMEVEGGFNPFDSTGFININAIRLKAHNLVLKKRDPYEWRKRFK, translated from the coding sequence ATGCCCGGTGAGCCCAATAAAAAAGTAGTGTTAGCATATAGTGGAGGTCTTGATACTTCAGTCATACTAAAATGGTTAATTCTAAAGGGATATGAGGTTATTTGCTTTATTGGAAATGTAGGTCAAAATGATAATATGGATGAAGTAAAAAACAAGGCACTACATACAGGCGCAAGTAAAGTTTATGTTGAAGATTTAAGGAGGGAATTTGTAACGGACTATATATTCCCCGCACTTAGAGGAAATGCTTGTTATGAGAGAAGATACCTATTGGGTACTTCCCTGGCGAGACCAGTTTTAGCTAAAAAACAGGTGGAAATTGCAGAAAAAGAAAATGCAGAATATGTCGCACATGGTGCTACTGGCAAAGGCAATGATCAAGTAAGATTCGAACTCACCTACTATGCCTTAAAACCAGATATAAAAGTTATTGCGCCCTGGAGGGATGAAGAATTTCTAAACCAATTTAAAGGAAGATCAGATTTGATAAAATTCGCCAAGAAATATAACATTCCAGTGAAGGCTACGAAAGAAAAGCCCTATAGCGAAGACGAAAATCTCATGCATATAAGTCACGAAGCTGGCATACTGGAGGACCCTGACCTTCCTCCTCCTGATAACTTATTCACAAGAACACGCCTGTTGAAAGATACACCTGATGAGGAAGACATTATAGAAATTCATTTTAAAGATGGGTACCCGATTAAAGTTGTAAACAGAAAAGATAATGTAGTAAAAACTGACCCACTTGAATTGTTTATGTACTTAAATGAACTCGGTTCAAAACATGGTATTGGTGTTGTCGATATGGTAGAAAATAGGTATATTGGCATTAAATCCAGAGGTGTTTATGAAACACCCGGAGCGACAATACTATGGAAAGCACACGAGGACATCGAAGGAATTGCAATGGATAAAGAGGTGATGCATCTAAGAGATATGTTAATACCAAAATTTTCTGAACTCATCTATAATGGATACTGGTTCTCTCCTGAAATGGATTTTCTAATGGCAGCTTTTGAAAAAGCACAGGAAGAAATTGATGGTATTGTAACTGTAAAACTTTACAAAGGTAATGCAATAATTATCGGGAGGAAATCTCCTACATCTCTATATGATCAGGACCTTTCAAGTATGGAGGTTGAAGGAGGCTTCAATCCCTTTGATTCAACAGGCTTTATAAATATAAATGCAATTAGATTAAAAGCTCATAATTTAGTTCTAAAGAAAAGGGATCCCTATGAATGGAGAAAAAGGTTCAAATAA
- a CDS encoding N-acetyltransferase, with protein sequence MIREAKVKDVDAIVNLINIFAQKGIMLGVSKAYVYEHIRNYIVVEADGKIVGCGALRVHWADMAEVRSLAVDPAYHKNGRGARIVTHLLHMAEEIGVEKVFALTMQVGFFKKLGFKEIKKEELPYKIWKDCINCPKYPNFCDEEAVIINLKDFKKEV encoded by the coding sequence ATGATAAGAGAAGCAAAAGTAAAGGATGTAGACGCAATAGTAAATTTAATAAATATTTTTGCGCAAAAAGGTATAATGCTCGGAGTTTCAAAAGCATATGTATATGAACATATTCGCAATTACATTGTAGTGGAAGCAGATGGTAAAATTGTTGGGTGCGGTGCATTAAGAGTACATTGGGCTGATATGGCAGAAGTAAGATCATTAGCTGTGGATCCTGCATATCATAAAAACGGTAGAGGAGCAAGAATTGTTACACACCTATTACACATGGCTGAGGAAATTGGTGTAGAAAAGGTTTTTGCATTGACTATGCAGGTGGGTTTTTTCAAAAAACTTGGATTTAAGGAAATAAAAAAAGAAGAATTACCATATAAAATCTGGAAAGATTGTATAAATTGCCCGAAATATCCAAATTTTTGTGATGAAGAGGCTGTTATAATTAATTTAAAAGACTTTAAAAAGGAGGTTTGA